Genomic segment of Niallia taxi:
TCTTGTCGGTAATAATCTGAAGATATTCTTTATTCGCGATGCTATGAAGTTTCCTGATATGATTCATGCCTTTAAGCCAGATCCGGTAACAAATATCCAAAGTCCAGAAAGGTTCTTTGATTTTTGTGCGAGCTCACCAGAAACATTTCATATGGTGACATTTGTTTATTCACCTTGGGGAATTCCTGCTAATTATCGCTTGATGCAGGGTTCTGGTGTTAATACATACAAATGGGTCAACAGTGAAGGTGAGGCTGTTTTGGTGAAGTATCATTGGGAACCAAAGCAAGGCATAAAGAATCTTACACAAAAGGAAGCTAATGAAATCCAGTCTACAAATTTCAATCATGCTACACTAGACTTATATAATGCGATTGAACAAGGAGATTACCCAGAATGGGAGCTGTTGGTGCAAATCATGAGCGATGATGAACATCCTGAGCTGGATTTCGATCCACTTGATGATACAAAGCTATGGCCAAATGACCAGTTTCCTTGGATTCCAGTCGGGAAGATGGTGTTAGACAAAAATCCAGAGGACTATTTTGCAGAAGTAGAGCAGGCAGCCTTCGGTACAGGTGTCCTTGTTGACGGATTAGAGTTCTCTGATGATAAAATGCTGCAAGGACGCACCTTCTCTTATTCCGATACACAGCGCCACCGTGTAGGAGCGAACTATCTGCAATTGCCGATTAATGCACCAAAAAAGCAGGTTGCCACTAATCAAAGCGGCGGTCAAATGCAATATCATGTAGATCGAAAGGACAAGCATATCAATTATGAACCATCTATTCTCGGCGGTTTAAAAGAAGCAGAACCTGCCGGCAAGGAATACACACCGACGGTTGCGGGCAAGCTTGTTCGCGAGTCGATTGACCGCAATGACAATACAAAACAAGCGGGCCAGACGTATAGAGAATTTGAACAATGGGAGAAGGATGAATTAATATCCAATCTTGTCGGAGATTTGTCTCAATGCGATCAAAGAATTCAGGATGCAATGATTGCTCTTGCAGTAGAGGCAGATGAGGATTACGGCCGCCGTCTGCGAGAAGGATTGATCAATGCCGCCAATGAAAATCAACAGAGCAGCCATCCATTAGGAAACAAAGATAGTGAAATAGCATCAGAAAAAGCAGTTGAAAAAGGTCATGAGGTAGATTCTTATTGATGATAAAAAGATCAGGTTATTGAAACCTGGTCTTTTTTTTAATTGGCGGGTCTATATTATCCTAAATTGGATGGTTAAAACAATGGGTGATATATTAAGATAAGTATATAAAAAAACTATTTAAGCTGGAGAATTAATTGATGGAATGGAAACCAGATAAAAATAACAGTAAGGCAGTATATAAACAAATTGCTGATTATATGGAAAAAGGCATCCAAAATGGACTGTTTCCGATTGATAAACCATTGCCGTCCGAGCGCAAGCTTGCAGAGGCTTTTAAGGTTAATCGTAGTACGATTGTTGCTGCATATGCGGAGCTTGAGGCAAATGGACTTGTAGAAAAAAGAAGAGGCAGTGGCACGGTTGTCAGCAAGGATATATGGGGACTGGCGAAAAAACGGATTCCGAGCTGGAATAAGTATATTGAAAGAGGGTCTTTTCAGGCTAATATGCCTGTTGCTCAGCGCATTAGGAATATTTCTGAAGAGGAAAGTCTTGTGAATTTTGCCAGTGGTGAGCTGTCCGATGAACTTATGCCAGATGAATATGTTCGTAAGATTATTAAATCTGGAGAATTTTCAGGGCATTTAGGCTATGATCATCCTCAAGGGAATATCGGCCTGAGAGAAACGATTGGAGAGCATGTGAAGCGATATAAAGGGATTAATGCCGAACCAGAATCTATTCTCGTTACCTCAGGAGCACAGCAGGCAATACACTTGATTATTGAGTGTTTGCTTAAGCCAGGAGATGCAGTTGTGATCGAAAATCCGTCTTATCATTACAGTCTCCCGATATTCAAGTCAGCAGGGCTGAATGTGTTCCATTTGGATATAAATAAAAATGGTATTAACCCAGAGGACCTAATTGACCTGCATAAAAAGCACCAAATAAAAATGATTTTTCTTAACCCTATTTTTCAAAATCCTACAGGAACATTGCTGTCTGTCGCAAAACGAAAAAAAATATTAGACCTGTCCTCTGAATTTGGCATACCGATTGTGGAGGATGATCCATACAGCCTCCTTAACTACACAGGGGAAGATACAGCAACATTGAAGTCTTTAGATGAAAATGGAAATGTATTGTACATAAGCTCCTTAACTAAAATTGCCGCATCAGGCTTTAGAATTGGCTGGGTAATCGGACCTCAGCCAGTTATTGAAAGACTTTCCGATGCTAAACAGCAATTTGATTTTGGACATTCTATCTTTTCACAGTGGTTAGGCAATGAATTTCTTCGTTCTGAATACTTTGAAACGCATATTCAATCCTTAAAAATTAGGCTCGAACAAAAAAGAGATAAAATGATAAAGAGCATAACAGAGTTATTGCAAGACCAAGTTGATTATTTCTTTCCACATGGCGGAATACACTTGTGGTGCAGGTTAAAGAAGGGCATTGATGAAATTAAACTATTGGAACAGTCAATAGAGGAAGGAGTTATATTTACACCAGGCTCTATCCTTGGCACAAAGTCAGGCTTTATGCGTCTTACATATGGAAAAGCTAGTGATGAGGAAATCCCTATTGGTATCAAAAGACTAGCGAAGGCATTGGGGAAAATAACCAGCCAAGCATGATTGGATGTTTAAATTATTGGTAATCGCTGAGTGACTAATTTAGGTCATTCGGCTTTTTTGTGTTCAATAATGCTTAGTATTAGTGAAATGGAACGTTTTAGAAAAGAAACTTTGTTGTAGGAGTGAAACAATAAAATTAACATAAAAGAATTTGAGGTGAATGATGCAGATAATGAAACAAGAAGCATTGGATGCATTGAAGAATAATTGGGGAGTGGCTGTGTTAGTTTGGTTTATTTTAGCTATAGGTTATGTGTTAGTATTGATTATTTTTTTTTACAATTAATTTATTTATACCATTCTATTTGATATACCCGTGAAAGAGAGACTTCTAATTTACCATTAACTACAGTACTTTCCTTTGCAGGGGGAGTGGTGTCTTTGCTGCTGATACCATTATCTATTACTATCACCTGGTTTTTTTTGATATAACAAGGCGAAATTCACCGCAGATTAGCGAAGTATTCAAACCGTACAATAATATAATTTTCGTTTTAAAGATGATAAAATTAGCGATTGCTCAAATAGTACTCATAATTCTATGGTCGTTCCTTTTCGTAATACCAGGTATTATTAAAGGAATCTCCTATTCTCAAGCGTTTTATTTGCTTAAAGGTCATCCCGAATACACGATATTTGAAGCACTTGCAGAAAGCAGGAGGCGGATGCACGGTTATAAGTGGAGGTACTTCATGTTGAATCTTAGGTTTATTGGATGGGGAATTGCTGTCAGCTTTATTTTAGGGATAGGCAGTCTTTGGCTTTGTCCTTATCTTTTCACAACACAAGGTGTTTTTTATGATAAATATATAGCTTAGGAGTTAGGGAACTAGGTTTATAAGTATGCTACTTTGAGGATAAGTAACCAAACTTTTTGGCAAGGATTGAATTCTATTCATTAAAAAAGGAAAAACCCATTTCTGCGGCGAAATATTATAGTACTTCAACTATTCAGATAAACACAATTAAAATCATCAAAAAGACTAGGAGAATTATATATGTATTTCGTACTTGATATCGGTGGAACGTTTATTAAATATGCATTAATGGATACTGCTGGGAACATTTCTTCAAAAGGAAAAATGCCCGCTCCTCGAACGAATTTGGACGATTTTGAAGAGGTTCTGTTTGGAATTTTAGATGAACACGATTTATCGGCCGTAAAAGGGATTGCTGTAAGCTGTCCAGGGACGGTAGATGTAGATACAGGTATGATTTATTATGGAGGGTCCTTTCCATTTCTTCATGAAGTGAATCTTGCGAAAAGAATTGGGGACAGGTATGAAAAAGATGTCTCCATTGAAAATGACGGGAAGTGTGCCGCTTTAGCTGAATTGTGGCTTGGAAGTATTAAGGGTGCCAAGGATGCAGTCGTATTAGTGCTTGGAAGCGGTGTAGGCGGTGGTATTGTTGTTGACGGCAAACTGCATCGTGGAGTGAATCTATCTGCTGGTGAAATGAGCTTTGTGATGGATAAAATAGACATGACAAGCAGGAAAGCACAGTTTTTTGGCTCCGATTGTTCGGCAGTCCGAATGGTGCGTCTTATCGGAGAAGCAAAGCAGCTTGATGATCCAACAGATGGCGAAGCCGTATTTGAATACATAAACAATCAGGATGAAGAAGCTAATGAAATATTCAATGAGTTTTGTTTTTATCTAGCTTCCCAAATATTGAACCTGCAATATATTTTAGATCCGGAGATATTTGCAATAGGCGGTGGAATCAGTGCCCAGCCTATCTTAATTGAAAGAACAAAATGGGCAATTGAGGAAATAAAGACAGCTAATCCTCCTCATATGGCTAATCCGAAAATAGAAGTTTGCAAGTTCCGAAATGATGCAAACCTTTACGGGGCACTTTATCATTTTTTTGTCAGCAAGGAAAAGGAAATAGTGACTAAACAGTAGGTAATGTAAGGCAAAATTAAATATAAAAAAGGAATAGCCTCATGTGAGGTTATTCCTTTTTGTGGTTCTTATATTACTTATATTTGGATATTAAATCAGCTAGTGGCATTGCCATCATGGAATCAAAGCGGTAATCCACATCGCAGAATTGCATAGCATTTGTCACTTCATTTGGGAAAATAACAACATTCAAGCCTGCTGTTTTAGCTGCTTGTGCACCGTGAGCAGAATCTTCAAATGCTATGCATTCATTTGGCTGAAGCTCCAGGCAGCGGGCTGCTTCTATGTATAAAGCTGGATCTGGTTTTACTTTTTCTACATCGTCAGAGGTTTTGATGCAGTCAAAATAATCAAATAAACCTAATCTCTTTAGATGCTTGGAAACCCAATCATAATTGGAGCTAGAAGCAAGACCAATTTTCAAACCTAATGATTTGGCTGTATCAAGATAATCTTTAACACCAGGTCTTTCTTTTTCCAGTTCGAGCTTGCGAAGAAAGTTTTCTTGAAAAGCTGTTTCTAAAATTTTTAAGTCGAGTTTTCTTTTAGCCTGTTCTTCCAGGTAAACAAATGGGGAGAAATCTGTGTGTGTGCCTATTTCTTTTTGCCATAATTCTAAAGGCAATTCACAGCTGTGTTCTGTAAATAGCTCTTGCAGTAAGTGATACTGATGTGTTTCTGTGTCAAAAATAAGCCCATCAAAGTCGAAAATGATTCCTTTTATCATATGTTCCTCCTTTAAGATACTGTTGCTGTTTAACATGTGGATTATTGGGAAGCAATGAGTTCCCCATCCACTTAATAATATTAACATAGTTTAATGAAACATAAAGAACCCTGCATAAACAGGGTTCTAAATTCCTTTATTATTTAGACAAGGAATATCCTTGCTCTGCAGCAGGCTGTTCACTTCTGACCATATTGTTAACGGCACTGAACAGGGCTTTAATGGAGGATGTCATAATGTCTGCATCGATTCCACATCCCCAGTAAATGGAGCCGTTTGCGGCTGTAAATCCAACGTAAGAAACGGCTTTTGACTCAGAACCTGTTTCAAGGGCATGCTCTGTATAAACTAAATCCTTGTATTGGATACCCAATGACGATTGCAGGGCATTACTGATAGCGTCAAGTCTTCCGTTCCCTTTGCCACTATATTCATGGACAGTATTGTCCTTTTTCACTGCCACTGTTGTGTCATAGCTGTTCTTTTGCGAGAATTGATATTCAATGAATTCAACTGGAGCATCTATATTGACATATTCATTCAGGAAGATATCATGAATTTCGTCAGGCATAAGCTCCTTATGAAGGTTATCGGATACTTTTTTAACAGCATATCCAAAGCTTTCACGCATTTTAGCAGGAAGATCAAGACCATAATTTTGTTTAAGGATATAACCGATGCCACCTTTACCGGATTGGCTGTTAATGCGGATAATATCTCCTTCATATTGTCTGCCAATATCCTTAGGATCAATTAATAGGTAAGGCACTGTCCAATAATCGCGATTCTTTTCCTCACGCCATTTCATGCCTTTAGCAATTGCATCCTGATGGGAGCCTGAGAATGCTGTAAAGACAAGCTCACCACCATACGGATGTCTTTCAGGAACCCTCATTCTTGTCAATTTTTCGTATTTTGCTAGGATGCCAGGAATATTATTGAAATTCAAATTCGGCTCTACGCCGTGTGAATACATATTCAGTGCAAGTGTGACAATGTCAACATTTCCTGTTCTTTCCCCATTTCCGAACAATGTTCCTTCCACCCTTTGTGCGCCTGCAAGGACTCCAAGCTCGGCATCTGCAACACCTGTACCTCTGTCATTATGTGGATGAAGCGATAGAATGACGTTGTCCCGAAAGCTTAAGTGCTCACTCATGTATTCGATTTGGCTTGCATAAACATGTGGCATTGACATGGATACTGTTGCTGGTAAGTTGATGATAACCTTGTTTTCCAAAGTTGGCTGCCAGATGTCTAGTACACTGTTACAGATGTTTAGTGCAAATTCCATTTCTGTTCCTGTGAAGCTTTCTGGAGAATATTGAAACTGGAAGTTGCCTTCTGTTTCTGCTGCGTATTTTTTCAATAGCTCAGCACCAGTAACGGCAATATCTATTATTTCTTGTTCTGACTTTTGGAAAACCTGTTCCCGCTGTGCAACAGATGTGGAGTTGTACAGATGGACGACTGCTTTATTAACACCTTTAAGAGATTCAAACGTCTTTTTAATAATATGCTCTCTTGATTGTGTCAGCACTTGGATTGTTACATCCTCTGGAATCAAGTTTTGTTCAATTAATGTCCGCAAAAAGGCATATTCTGTATCAGATGCTGCCGGAAAACCAACTTCAATTTCCTTGAAGCCTACTTCCAATAGCAATTGAAAATATTCCAGTTTTTCTTCTAGGCTCATTGGTACAATTAGCGCTTGGTTGCCATCACGAAGATCCACGCTGCACCATGTTGGAGCTGCTTCAATGTACTCCTTCTCTGTCCATTTCAAACTTTTTGCGGGAGGGGTAAAATAACCTCTGGAATATTTTTCGGTATTTTTCATCACTACTGACCACCTTTTTGGATTAATTTAATAGGGAGAATCTTTGTAAGGAAAATAAAAAAAGCCCGTTGTCTCTATAAGAGACGACAGGCTTTACCTTCGTGGTACCACTCTTTTTGATTCACCTTAAATAGAAATAAGATGAACCCACTTTACGACTTGATTACGGCAGTCAGCCGTTAAGACTTACATTTCAGCCTTACCACTCCTGGGCGAGTTGGGGGAGTTTATTGTCTGTCTTTCACCAGCCGACAGCTCTCTAAGCAATAAATATCCCTTAATACTCCCAATCCTAGCGTTTCGTTTTCTTAATTTTCTCCATTTTATAATTAATTTCGAATTCAGTCAACAGACGATTTTTGTCATTTTGAAACTTTTCTAAATTGTCTAGTAACTTGTTATATTTTCTGACATTATTTTTCTCTATTGTCGGAAATCTATTGTTCGGTTATTATTAAACCTTATATTCAGTATAAGAAAGGATTTTAACATAATGCAAAGTAAGCAAGAATTTCGTTCTTATAGTTTAATTATTCTTGGAACATTTTTAGTAGGGTTGGCATTTAATATTTTTCTATTGCCTGCATCTATCACGGCAGGAGGAGTAGCAGGAATAAGTATCATTTTGAACAAACTGAATGGCTGGAGCCCAGCAGTTGTGCAATGGGCAATCAATATTCCTACATTTGTATTAGGCTATTTTCTTCTTGGTAAAGATTTCAGCATCCGCACCTTTGTTGGAACTACGCTGCTGCCAACATTTATTTGGCTGACATCTTATTTGCCGTTTTCAGTAGAAGATCCATTGCTGGCTTCTATTTACGGGGGAATACTTAGCGGAATCGGGATTGGTCTTGTATTCCGTGGTAAAGGCTCTACTGGTGGGACAACAATATTTGGACAGCTCATTAAAAAATATACTCGTTTGTCGAGTGGTTATTCCCAATTTTTGATTGACGGCTGTATCGTTATAGTAGCCATGTTCGTTTTTGATTTTGAAAGAGCACTATATGGAATGATAGCCATGTTCATCATTGGAAAATCAATAGATGTCGTCCAACTTCGCTCATCCACTTCTAAGCTTGTCTTAATAG
This window contains:
- a CDS encoding catalase; this encodes MDKKQSKHEKNHEKDNTLTNRQGHPVTNNQNIRTVGNRGPATLENYNFIEKISNFDRERVPERVVHARGAGAHGYFEAYGTAGDEHISKYTRAKLFQEKGKRTPVFVRFSSVIHGGHSPETLRDPRGFAVKFYTEDGNWDLVGNNLKIFFIRDAMKFPDMIHAFKPDPVTNIQSPERFFDFCASSPETFHMVTFVYSPWGIPANYRLMQGSGVNTYKWVNSEGEAVLVKYHWEPKQGIKNLTQKEANEIQSTNFNHATLDLYNAIEQGDYPEWELLVQIMSDDEHPELDFDPLDDTKLWPNDQFPWIPVGKMVLDKNPEDYFAEVEQAAFGTGVLVDGLEFSDDKMLQGRTFSYSDTQRHRVGANYLQLPINAPKKQVATNQSGGQMQYHVDRKDKHINYEPSILGGLKEAEPAGKEYTPTVAGKLVRESIDRNDNTKQAGQTYREFEQWEKDELISNLVGDLSQCDQRIQDAMIALAVEADEDYGRRLREGLINAANENQQSSHPLGNKDSEIASEKAVEKGHEVDSY
- the pdxR gene encoding MocR-like pyridoxine biosynthesis transcription factor PdxR, which produces MEWKPDKNNSKAVYKQIADYMEKGIQNGLFPIDKPLPSERKLAEAFKVNRSTIVAAYAELEANGLVEKRRGSGTVVSKDIWGLAKKRIPSWNKYIERGSFQANMPVAQRIRNISEEESLVNFASGELSDELMPDEYVRKIIKSGEFSGHLGYDHPQGNIGLRETIGEHVKRYKGINAEPESILVTSGAQQAIHLIIECLLKPGDAVVIENPSYHYSLPIFKSAGLNVFHLDINKNGINPEDLIDLHKKHQIKMIFLNPIFQNPTGTLLSVAKRKKILDLSSEFGIPIVEDDPYSLLNYTGEDTATLKSLDENGNVLYISSLTKIAASGFRIGWVIGPQPVIERLSDAKQQFDFGHSIFSQWLGNEFLRSEYFETHIQSLKIRLEQKRDKMIKSITELLQDQVDYFFPHGGIHLWCRLKKGIDEIKLLEQSIEEGVIFTPGSILGTKSGFMRLTYGKASDEEIPIGIKRLAKALGKITSQA
- a CDS encoding DUF975 family protein; translation: MIKLAIAQIVLIILWSFLFVIPGIIKGISYSQAFYLLKGHPEYTIFEALAESRRRMHGYKWRYFMLNLRFIGWGIAVSFILGIGSLWLCPYLFTTQGVFYDKYIA
- a CDS encoding ROK family protein; the protein is MYFVLDIGGTFIKYALMDTAGNISSKGKMPAPRTNLDDFEEVLFGILDEHDLSAVKGIAVSCPGTVDVDTGMIYYGGSFPFLHEVNLAKRIGDRYEKDVSIENDGKCAALAELWLGSIKGAKDAVVLVLGSGVGGGIVVDGKLHRGVNLSAGEMSFVMDKIDMTSRKAQFFGSDCSAVRMVRLIGEAKQLDDPTDGEAVFEYINNQDEEANEIFNEFCFYLASQILNLQYILDPEIFAIGGGISAQPILIERTKWAIEEIKTANPPHMANPKIEVCKFRNDANLYGALYHFFVSKEKEIVTKQ
- a CDS encoding HAD family hydrolase, with product MIKGIIFDFDGLIFDTETHQYHLLQELFTEHSCELPLELWQKEIGTHTDFSPFVYLEEQAKRKLDLKILETAFQENFLRKLELEKERPGVKDYLDTAKSLGLKIGLASSSNYDWVSKHLKRLGLFDYFDCIKTSDDVEKVKPDPALYIEAARCLELQPNECIAFEDSAHGAQAAKTAGLNVVIFPNEVTNAMQFCDVDYRFDSMMAMPLADLISKYK
- a CDS encoding 2-isopropylmalate synthase → MKNTEKYSRGYFTPPAKSLKWTEKEYIEAAPTWCSVDLRDGNQALIVPMSLEEKLEYFQLLLEVGFKEIEVGFPAASDTEYAFLRTLIEQNLIPEDVTIQVLTQSREHIIKKTFESLKGVNKAVVHLYNSTSVAQREQVFQKSEQEIIDIAVTGAELLKKYAAETEGNFQFQYSPESFTGTEMEFALNICNSVLDIWQPTLENKVIINLPATVSMSMPHVYASQIEYMSEHLSFRDNVILSLHPHNDRGTGVADAELGVLAGAQRVEGTLFGNGERTGNVDIVTLALNMYSHGVEPNLNFNNIPGILAKYEKLTRMRVPERHPYGGELVFTAFSGSHQDAIAKGMKWREEKNRDYWTVPYLLIDPKDIGRQYEGDIIRINSQSGKGGIGYILKQNYGLDLPAKMRESFGYAVKKVSDNLHKELMPDEIHDIFLNEYVNIDAPVEFIEYQFSQKNSYDTTVAVKKDNTVHEYSGKGNGRLDAISNALQSSLGIQYKDLVYTEHALETGSESKAVSYVGFTAANGSIYWGCGIDADIMTSSIKALFSAVNNMVRSEQPAAEQGYSLSK
- a CDS encoding YitT family protein, yielding MQSKQEFRSYSLIILGTFLVGLAFNIFLLPASITAGGVAGISIILNKLNGWSPAVVQWAINIPTFVLGYFLLGKDFSIRTFVGTTLLPTFIWLTSYLPFSVEDPLLASIYGGILSGIGIGLVFRGKGSTGGTTIFGQLIKKYTRLSSGYSQFLIDGCIVIVAMFVFDFERALYGMIAMFIIGKSIDVVQLRSSTSKLVLIVTENEQKITDLIRNEIDRGFTKVWSEGGYSNQKKALLFSVVEQSEAVYLKELIQRSDNSSFVIFLNASDIIGRGFSLPRDFPRS